In Mycoplasmopsis californica, one genomic interval encodes:
- the tilS gene encoding tRNA lysidine(34) synthetase TilS, whose product MELIKNNVLVAVSGGPDSMFLLNCAIKMYGFENIIVATMNYNTRAQSQKEVELVRTFCELNMIYFELKSVKYTEKNGNFEDWARIERYSFFSEVYRRHNCDLLLLGHHKDDFIETVLMQIEAKKQPLQWGMKKHNILFGMNIYRPFLDKYWKFEIENLANTNSIPYLVDESNFSDIYTRNKIRAKISGWNIKEKELFFEKYYSNLQCENTQKTVENKYEDWKKSEFSQDSFSKYTQKKQLFFMFIHKHFLNIKLSTKKLESIIQWYISKNRTGKYLIKNNIWLIKKQGKLKH is encoded by the coding sequence ATGGAACTTATAAAAAATAATGTTTTAGTCGCTGTGAGCGGCGGTCCAGATTCAATGTTTCTTTTAAATTGTGCAATAAAAATGTATGGATTTGAAAATATAATTGTTGCTACAATGAATTACAACACGAGAGCTCAAAGTCAAAAAGAGGTGGAGTTAGTCCGGACTTTTTGTGAATTGAACATGATTTATTTTGAGTTAAAATCAGTAAAATACACTGAGAAAAATGGCAATTTCGAAGATTGAGCACGGATTGAAAGATATAGTTTTTTCTCAGAAGTTTATAGACGCCATAATTGCGATCTATTATTGCTCGGACATCATAAAGACGATTTTATAGAAACTGTGTTAATGCAGATAGAAGCTAAAAAACAACCCTTACAATGAGGGATGAAAAAACATAATATTCTTTTTGGAATGAATATTTATCGTCCTTTTCTTGATAAATACTGAAAATTTGAAATTGAGAATTTAGCAAATACCAACAGCATCCCTTATCTTGTGGATGAATCAAATTTTTCAGATATTTATACTAGGAATAAAATAAGGGCAAAAATATCAGGTTGAAACATTAAAGAAAAAGAATTATTTTTTGAAAAATATTATTCAAATCTTCAATGCGAAAATACACAAAAAACCGTTGAAAATAAGTATGAAGACTGAAAAAAATCCGAATTTTCACAAGACAGTTTTTCAAAATACACACAAAAAAAACAATTATTTTTTATGTTTATTCATAAACATTTTTTGAACATTAAATTAAGTACGAAGAAATTAGAATCTATAATTCAGTGATACATTTCCAAAAACCGAACTGGAAAATATTTAATTAAAAATAACATATGATTAATTAAAAAACAAGGTAAGCTAAAACATTAA
- the pth gene encoding aminoacyl-tRNA hydrolase, giving the protein MKLIVGLGNIGDEYKFTRHNIGFLTIDNLINKTGIKLNKEKFNGRFGMGDGFILAKPSTYMNKSGQFIREICDFYKISSSDVMIIYDEKDFKLGQASIKIGGSDAGHNGVKSVIQHLSANDFKRLRIGIGCDPKFELKDWVLSKFTLEDMPIIEKVLSVAADAALSFVYNDINRVIEKFNGTYKK; this is encoded by the coding sequence ATGAAACTTATAGTTGGTCTTGGAAACATTGGTGATGAATATAAATTTACTCGTCACAATATAGGATTTTTAACTATTGACAATCTTATCAATAAAACAGGTATTAAATTAAATAAAGAAAAGTTTAATGGACGCTTTGGTATGGGTGATGGTTTTATTTTAGCTAAACCTTCAACATATATGAATAAATCAGGTCAATTTATTAGAGAAATTTGTGATTTTTACAAAATATCATCTTCTGATGTAATGATTATTTATGATGAAAAAGATTTTAAATTAGGACAAGCATCTATAAAAATAGGCGGTTCTGATGCCGGTCATAATGGGGTTAAAAGCGTCATTCAACATCTAAGCGCAAATGATTTCAAACGGCTAAGAATAGGGATAGGTTGTGATCCGAAATTTGAATTAAAAGATTGAGTTTTGAGTAAATTTACCCTAGAAGATATGCCCATTATTGAAAAAGTTTTATCAGTAGCTGCTGACGCAGCGCTTTCGTTTGTGTATAATGATATTAACAGAGTAATTGAGAAATTTAATGGAACTTATAAAAAATAA